One Bufo gargarizans isolate SCDJY-AF-19 chromosome 3, ASM1485885v1, whole genome shotgun sequence DNA segment encodes these proteins:
- the LOC122932336 gene encoding peroxisome assembly protein 12-like — MAERGAHITTASPDDNRPSIFEVVAQESLMAAVRPALHHVVKVLAESNPARLGPLWRWFDELYTLLDLLLQQHYLSWASSSFSEHFYGLKRVSMANSNGQRTLQRKEYWRSLLLLVLVPYLRVKLEKFVNRLREEEDYSIQNPTSFSKRCYRAILASYPFVKLSWEGCFLLYQLRYILWNTSHHSPLLRLAGVQLARLTLEDLQAMDATAEKIASTQSALGVGSVLKKVLGGVSMTLSSSLSLGVFFLQFLEWWYSAENQETVKSLSSLPAPTAPIHFDLETYSPLLPKLKTVCPLCRKVRVNDTALGTSGYVFCYRCAYYYVKNHQRCPVSGYPTEVQHLIRLYTPDG; from the exons ATGGCTGAACGTGGGGCTCACATCACTACAGCTTCCCCAGATGATAACCGACCTTCTATCTTTGAAGTTGTGGCTCAGGAGAGCTTGATGGCAGCAGTGAGACCTGCACTGCATCATGTTGTCAAG GTCCTTGCAGAATCAAACCCTGCACGCTTAGGCCCTTTGTGGAGATGGTTTGATGAACTTTACACCCTGCTTGATCTGCTTCTCCAGCAGCACTACCTGTCATGGGCCAGTTCCTCCTTTTCAGAGCACTTCTATGGACTAAAGAGAGTATCCATGGCAAACAGCAATGGGCAGCGCACACTGCAACGGAAGGAGTACTGGAGATCCCTCTTGTTGCTGGTGCTTGTACCTTATCTACGAGTGAAGCTGGAGAAATTCGTTAACAGGCTGCGAGAGGAAGAAGATTATTCAATCCAAAACCCGACGTCCTTCAGTAAGAGATGTTATAGGGCAATTCTTGCATCCTACCCCTTTGTGAAACTGTCCTGGGAAGGCTGTTTTCTTCTATATCAGCTGAGATATATTCTGTGGAACACAAGCCATCACTCACCGCTGCTCCGCTTGGCTGGAGTGCAGCTCGCTAGACTTACGCTGGAGGATTTACAAGCCATGGATGCTACTGCAGAAAAGATCGCCTCAACACAGTCTGCTCTTGG TGTGGGCAGCGTACTGAAGAAAGTTCTCGGCGGAGTGTCTATGACGTTATCTTCCAGCCTATCTCTGGGAGTGTTCTTCCTGCAGTTTCTAGAGTGGTGGTACTCGGCCGAAAACCAGGAGACCGTTAAGTCTCTGAGTTCATTGCCAGCCCCCACTGCTCCTATTCATTTTGACCTGGAAACATATTCCCCTCTGTTACCAAAACTAAAGACTGTTTGCCCACTTTGTCGTAAAGTAAGAGTTAACGATACAGCTCTTGGCACCTCAGGTTATGTCTTCTGCTACCGCTGTGCTTATTACTATGTGAAAAATCACCAGCGCTGTCCAGTAAGTGGCTACCCAACTGAGGTGCAGCATCTGATACGGCTCTACACCCCCGATGGCTAG